A stretch of the Vulcanisaeta souniana JCM 11219 genome encodes the following:
- the agl3 gene encoding UDP-sulfoquinovose synthase, protein MRVLILGIDGYLGWALALRLVRRGHEVVGIDNLYTRKAVAEVGSDSALPILSMQDRIKAVEEAFGARIEFIEGDATNYYLIRKAMDKHRPDAVVHFAEQRSAPYSMIDIEHAKHTVINNLTSTLNVIYAIKELKRDVHVLKMGTLGEYGYPAFRIPEDAFIDAVIQGIRDKIVVPRWAGSWYHWSKVFDSYMLLYANKLWGLTITDFHQGPVYGTRTTDIVSEELFTRFDVDDVWGTVINRFCAEAVINHPLTIYGSGLQKKGFTSLEDTITALAALIENPPEPGEFRTVHHYREIKTLNEMAELIRRVAKQILGYEPEIMHLPNPRVEPEEDLLYEPEKRVLPKLGIYRLTRVMEDEVVMMLKDLKPHADRVKRIEALFRPRVKWRD, encoded by the coding sequence ATGAGGGTATTAATACTTGGTATTGATGGATATTTAGGCTGGGCATTGGCGTTAAGACTTGTCAGGAGGGGTCACGAAGTCGTCGGCATTGATAACTTATATACCAGGAAAGCCGTGGCTGAAGTAGGCTCTGACTCAGCTCTACCGATACTTTCAATGCAGGATAGGATTAAGGCAGTAGAGGAGGCCTTTGGCGCTAGGATAGAATTCATTGAGGGCGATGCCACTAATTACTACCTAATAAGGAAGGCGATGGATAAGCATAGGCCTGATGCAGTGGTTCACTTTGCGGAGCAGAGATCCGCACCATACTCGATGATTGACATAGAGCATGCCAAGCACACTGTAATTAATAACCTCACATCAACGTTAAACGTCATATATGCAATCAAGGAACTCAAGAGGGATGTTCACGTACTTAAGATGGGCACCTTAGGTGAGTATGGTTATCCAGCGTTTAGGATACCTGAGGATGCGTTTATCGACGCCGTGATACAAGGCATCAGGGATAAGATTGTCGTCCCCAGGTGGGCTGGCTCCTGGTACCACTGGAGTAAGGTGTTTGATTCATACATGCTCCTCTATGCGAATAAACTGTGGGGTTTGACAATAACTGATTTTCACCAGGGCCCTGTGTATGGGACTAGAACGACGGACATTGTTTCCGAGGAGTTATTCACTAGGTTTGATGTTGATGATGTGTGGGGTACGGTGATAAACAGGTTCTGCGCTGAGGCGGTCATTAATCATCCATTGACTATATACGGCAGCGGGCTCCAAAAGAAGGGCTTTACATCACTTGAGGATACGATAACGGCATTGGCGGCGCTTATTGAGAACCCACCAGAACCTGGTGAGTTTAGGACTGTTCATCACTATAGGGAGATAAAGACTCTGAATGAAATGGCTGAACTGATTAGGAGGGTAGCTAAGCAAATCCTTGGTTATGAACCGGAAATAATGCACTTGCCCAATCCTAGGGTTGAGCCTGAGGAGGACCTACTCTATGAACCGGAGAAGAGGGTGTTGCCTAAACTCGGTATTTATAGACTTACGAGGGTGATGGAGGACGAGGTAGTTATGATGCTCAAGGATCTGAAACCACACGCTGATAGGGTTAAGAGGATTGAGGCGTTGTTTAGGCCAAGGGTTAAGTGGAGAGATTGA
- the uppS gene encoding polyprenyl diphosphate synthase yields MPTIVPMHIGVIPDGNRRWARKMGLPITEAYRVGSDKVEDFLDWSLDFGIKIVTVYVLSTENFFRRSRSELELLYRLLKEKMIKIRNDERIHRNKIKVRVIGRTWLLPEDVRREIALTEEYTADYSNHYLNLAVIYGGRQEVIDAIKRLFIDLNSGKIGVSDLDENTLFKYLYVSDEPYPEPDLVIRTGGEHRISNFLLYETAYSELYILNKYWPEITKDDLKEALDNYTKRERRFGK; encoded by the coding sequence ATGCCGACAATAGTACCAATGCACATAGGTGTTATACCAGATGGAAATAGGAGGTGGGCTAGAAAGATGGGGTTACCAATAACAGAGGCCTACAGGGTTGGTTCAGATAAGGTTGAGGATTTCCTGGATTGGTCGCTTGACTTTGGTATAAAGATAGTCACAGTGTACGTATTATCCACAGAGAATTTCTTCAGGAGATCCAGGTCAGAGTTAGAACTTTTATATAGGTTGCTCAAGGAGAAAATGATTAAGATAAGAAATGACGAGAGAATACATAGGAACAAGATCAAGGTCAGGGTAATTGGCAGGACTTGGCTATTGCCTGAGGATGTGCGTAGAGAGATAGCGCTAACCGAGGAATATACCGCCGATTACTCCAATCATTACTTAAATCTAGCAGTGATCTATGGAGGTAGGCAGGAGGTCATTGACGCAATAAAGAGGTTATTTATTGACCTCAATAGCGGGAAAATAGGCGTCAGTGACTTGGATGAGAATACCTTATTTAAATACCTATACGTTAGCGATGAACCATACCCAGAACCAGACTTGGTAATTAGGACAGGCGGAGAACACAGAATAAGCAACTTCCTGTTATATGAAACTGCGTACTCCGAGCTTTACATACTGAATAAGTATTGGCCTGAGATCACGAAGGATGATCTTAAGGAGGCGCTTGATAATTACACAAAGAGGGAAAGAAGATTTGGGAAGTGA